aatttgtAAAAACAAGTTTAGTCCTCATACACCTTGTCTTTTCCCTGGTCAAGGCCTgttcctcatttttcttgatctaaaatgataaaaaaatttcactagttcaatcatcacattaattAAGACATTATATAGActatattttggcaaaatgaccatttcaccCCTAGGCTTtcgcaaaattatgattttacccctaggttcgtaaatcgattttcatcaaattttctcactaattaagcctagaaaaattatttttatactagaaacagcccacaattccaattatttcacacatttacaacctattttataaatttacaaaatggtcccttcaggtgttttcatgaaaactacttcacaaaaattgttcatttaaccaccataactcattttcttccataataaTTCAGCAAAAATCTCAAAATATTTCATGAAAAAAGCCCTATACTTTCAatcgttttgcaaaatagtcccctcaatagctaaattaagctttaagggctccaaaaacataaaaattatcaagtaaggttatctaaatcacttactttcaaagatggagagtggctgaaatttcaagcttccaaaaacccTCAATTTTCTGGTATTTTCAGTGAGGAAggaaatgagaagaagatgataactttttctctttcttttatttttattttaattaattaagtcacCAAACACACCTAATATTAACCTTCGACCTCTCTTGTccccccttggccggccactctcctaaaaagggtctattttccctttaaatacccccaattatggttctctagctatttggcctatctatcaagtaaaataaaacttttaccctttatgcgatttagtcctttttcgcgattaagctTACAATCGCTAAAATTtgttcatcaaaattttcatgcacttataaaatcatactataacacataaaataatattaaaataataaaaagaatttcTCTTCCTCAGATTTTTTGGtctcgaaactattttttttattagccccaaaatcgggctattacaatgcATGAATAAATCGATGTGATATTGCCTCGAAAAGTGCCATTGAAGTTATGTTTAAGTAAGTGCTAACAAGGGTGCCaagtggcttggtaaatagccattttctgggtcacacaggcagagacacagccatgtgtcttatCCGTGTGGGGAACACagtctagcacatgggcgtgtgacttgaccgtgtgaccctatatcgttgctgacgtcataaacaaagaatTACATGGgatgaggacacgggcgtgttccaagccacatgagcgtgtgtgaccacacagcctaaccCACACGGGTCTGTGACTCttcaaaactagaaaattttctaagtgttgtaaaaagttcgtaagttctcggtttagtcccaaaccacccccgatgtatgtattgggcctcgtaagcccatataaggggcattatgaatatgaatgaatgtttttaatttgaacaaaatttttatggcttgattttacatagttgtgtacgtttaagtctggtaatgcctcgtaccttgtcccggcctcgaactcgggtaaggggtgttacaaacaatcATGTCACGATATTGGATTCTTAATGTCACGATGATGAATCAACACTAAGTTGACGAGGAATCGAAAGTAAGTTATGTCGCAATCTAGAACCTTTAAAGTTGCGACGTCAATCTGATAGTTTGCAAACTTTACATTTTGGTCCTAATTCAATCTTGAGTTTGCCTTCGTAAGCTCGTACAAGACTTGAATATTATTGAAAAACATATTGTGAATGTCTGATGTAGTTAGTAGCATGTGTAAAAGGTTAAATTGGATCATAGTTGCTTCAGAAACGAATGTGGCATTCTGTAACTCAAACCTAACAATTGGGTTAGGTCTGGGGTGTCATATTTTTTTATATGATGTACTATTGTTAGTTTTATGGTTATATACAAAATTGCTTTTCACATATTACCCTTTCATATATTACCAATCACCAAACTAAAATTACCCTTTTCATATATTGAAAGTTTTATGCATATATGCAAAATATTTGAgtaaaaagaatgaaaaatggtctaatatatatacataaatcttTGACGACATATTGTTCGGGCCTATTGTTCTTTAATGGCGTCAATCGCATTCAGAGAAAGGTCTTTAAAATTATCTTGCAACCATCTCATCTTTATTCTGCCATCTTGAAACTTGTTCAGCACCTTCCTTAAAAATGCCTTGCCTTTATCAAGAACGACCATTGACCTTGTAATGACTAGCCCATCCACAAGTAAATTGAGTTGTAAAGCTACGTCCTCGAGTGTGATTGTGCACGCACTGCACGAAAGATGGAATGTGTGCCTCGGGTCTCCATCTTTCCACCAACACGCTGATAATTGTAGGATCCAGTTTATAGATCCCGAGTATATAAGATGCATGTAAGAATCCTGCATTTTGCAAATAACCACAAATTTTAGTGGGTGCACTATTTgataaattgagtatgaaatctTCCAAAACATGATCATTTGCCTatttatatcaataaaataaaataatttaaaaactttaaaattaacttaattgaaaataactaaatttaaaaattttccttaCCATTATCGGTTGAGCGACGGAAATGTGCTTGTCGTCAAAATGAATAAGAGGACTTGTCATTCGTGAAAAATTATTCGAAATAAATGAtctgtgaaataataaaataaaactataatatttttatacaaatttatTGGAAAAATTCGAACAAATCTTGAGAAACTTGAGAGTTTAGAGAGAATGAAGAGAGTTAGATTTGagtgaaaagaatgaaaaatggtCTGGTATTTATAGGAAATAAAAGTTATCATTGGGctgtttaaaaactttaccatTTCCGTGTTTAAATTTTTACCGTTGGGTAAATGACCATCGGAGGAAAGCGCGTCTAGATGAGTGCGTTTTCACACACTCTCTCTAAAATTGACCTATTTCTCTAATTCTTCAAAAAAATGACCTACATGgccaattaacaaaaaaaaaaggcataTTTAGACAACTtagctttctttcttttttagtttttcaaaattctaattttttataattttagataaaagatttataatttttttgtgatttttttatgtttttaaacaaTTTTAAGAAAATTACTAGATTTCACCATATAGCACAACCTTATGTACCACATGGCGAAGTTAACAGTGTTTATATAGAAATTGACTTTTGAAGGGCTTAATTGATTGTCTATATAGAATAAGAATTCAATTGAGTGTTACTCTTAATTGAGAGCTCAATTGATTATTGAATAATGTTAtagatattttttatataataagcataaaaaataaaatatgtactattatttaatatttatatgtttttataattaaatttaaataaaaatatttttaaaaaatattttctctCTTTCCTATAAACAAAAACTGTTTGTCGGGGTGGCCAGATTTTGCGAACCAGCCGATCCATGTATTGCTCTAAGTGGGACCGAAGGGACAACTCAGCCTACATCAGGTTCTCATGTCCTTACAAACAACTCAAAACAGACACCTCCCCTATAAGATACACTCCTTTTTTCTATGCAAATTAAGAGAGCCCTTATGCCTTGTCCTTTtgcacatcccaaaccatttattcctgtaaaatataaaattaaggcAATTACTAATATttgttcaaaaaaatataaataaaattaaggcAATTATTAGTTATAATTTCGACCAAAAATAATCTTCAGGTTTAAAACTAATTCATTattgaaaaaatatattaaattttaaaattttagaatcaaatattattttattaatacctAATAGGTCCTATTCTCTAACATGAATTTAAGAGTGTGAAGGGGCAATAAGGTCAATTGGAATAATGCACCTGACCGAAATTAGCATCTGGACCGTCTCATCGGAAGGAAATGTAGGGGTCCATAATTTTAAGGGACCACTCCCTCTCACTCTCACATAATAATGCGTCCAAAATTTTCATCTGATAACTGACCTGCATCACAAAAATACAAAACCAGGATGGATCTGTAGAAATTTTTATTTGGGtgaagttgatttttttttttaagtcttAAATAGCGATttaaccataataataataataataataataataataatttgtctGCCAATGAAATTAAAGCACTGGTTTCTGTAAGTTCTTGTTCCCAATGCCATGCTCCGCAATCTTCACCTCTTCAGTTTAGTCCAGTTCTTTTACTCTGTTGCTTCATTTTTGGGGGGTTGATAATTGAGATTCCATTATAAAGCAATCTGTTCTGACTACTGAAAATCTCAAGATGAAGGGCGACGACACACATTTCACGCTTACAAACAACCACATCGTTTACTACACCTTTTTCACTAAATTTCTATCTCTTCCATCTTTCAATAATTTCCCCAAATCTTTGAGTATCAGAGATTCGGCAGAAAATTGTACAGTGCACCTACAGCTGCACTGAAGAAGCAAATTTGGGTTGGGGcacttttatttaaataaaacgtaTTTCTTCTAACAACCCAAGGAAATGAACAAAAGGGTATCTCAGCTTTTAGGCCTTAAACCACAATCATCCATAGTGTGCTAATTTTATCAAAgcgaaaattaaagaaaagagacaAGAGCCGGATTCTCTGAAGTAGGGGCCCTTTATAGCTCGTTTGTTTAATATACAAATCAAAAGATTTTTGTTCCTATCGTATAATAATTCCAAACCAAAGATTCAGCCTCAGGGGTACTTGTAATATATGATCAATCAAAACTCATGTGGGATTTTTCTCTCAataaaaagatatatatatatatatatatattaaaggaaACACGATTGAGATTTGAGGATTGCAGTTACAAAAGCTCCAGTCACGTGAGCTACGTTGGCTATGGTGTCTTCTTCTTTAAAGTTCACCCAAACCTTTCTTCGGAATTTACTCCCCTTGCCTATGGCCATTATCATCCTTCCATTTTTATCTTTTATCTCTTCTCTTCTTTCCCATCTTCCCCTGTAAATATTACTGTTTCTTCTTTTGGCTATGGAGTTTAAGCTTTTGTTTCACTTCCTCTGTTTCCTTCATTTGTTGTTATCGATATCAGGGGCAACGATAGAGCAAGCGGACGGAAACCCAGACAGGGAAGCTCTGGTTTCCTTCAAAAGAGGGCTTCAAAAccctcattttctatcatcatgGAACCAAAAAATTCATTTCTGCAAGTGGGATGGTGTCACTTGTCGGCTCGGCCGAGTCATCTCGCTTTCTCTTCCATCTCGGTCCTTGACAGGTTCTCTCTCTCCGTCCCTTTCGTCCCTCTCAAACCTCACCCTCCTAGACCTGTCCTCTAACTCCTTCTTTGGCCAAATTCCGACTGAGTTGGCCGAGTTGACTCTCCTCAAGACCCTCAAACTCGGGTCTAACTCTTTCACCGGAAACATCCCTTCCGAGCTGGGCAGCCTGAATGCACTTCGGACGCTAGAACTTTCCACCAATGCACTCACTGGCACAGTGCCGGCTAAGCTTGGACAGTTAACTCAGCTACAGTTCTTGGACCTGGCTAACAATTTCCTTTCAGGTTCTTTCCCTTCAACACTCTTTGAAAACCTTCAGTCTTTAACCTCTCTGGATATTTCCAACAATTCTTTCTCTGGTAATATCCCGCCTGAAATTGGTGAGCTAAAAAACCTGACCGCTCTTTACATTGGAATCAACCAATTTACAGGGAAAATACCACCTGAAATTGGTAAACTTTCACTCCTTGAGAACTTTTTTTCACCCTCTTGTTCCATAACAGGACCTTTGCCTAAACAACTATCCAATCTAAAATCACTCACCAAGCTCGACCTTTCTTATAACCCATTGAAATGTTCCATTCCAAAGTCTATAGGAAAGTTACAGAATTTGACTATATTGAACCTCGTCTACACCGAGCTCAATGGTTCAATACCAGCGGAGCTTGGGAACTGCCGGAATTTGATGATGTTGATGCTGTCTTTCAATTCGCTGTCCGGGTCCTTGCCTGAGGAGCTTTCAAGTTTGCCTATGCTGACGTTTTCTGCTGAAACGAACCAGCTTTCTGGGCCACTGCCACCTTGGCTTGGGAAATGGACCCAGGTGGAGTCTTTGCTACTTTCAAACAACCACTTTTCAGGTAACATCCCTCCTGAAATTGAGAATTGCTCAAGGCTTAAGCACCTTAGTTTGAGCAATAACAAGTTGTCGGGTTCGATACCAAGAGAGTTATGCAATGCAAAATCACTCTTTGAGGTTGATCTCGATGGTAATAACCTTTCGGGTACCATTGAGGATGTGTTTGTGAACTGTAGAAATCTTGCTCAGTTGGTTTTGCTCAATAATCACATTAATGGTTCAATCCCAGAGTATCTTTCAGAGCTTCCATTGATGGTTATTGACCTTGACTCCAACAATTTCACTGGTACCATTCCTGTGAGTTTATGGAGTTCAAATAGTTTGATGGAGTTTTCTGCTGGAAATAATATGCTAGAGGGGACTCTGCCAGTTGATATTGGAAATGCGGTTACATTGGAAACGCTTGTTCTTAGCGGTAATCGTTTGAAGGGAAATATACCAAAGGAGATCGGCAATCTCACAGCTCTTTCTGTGCTAAACTTGAACTCGAATTTCTTGGAAGGAAATATACCTGTTGAAATTGGATACTGCAAAGCATTGACAACGCTGGATCTTGGAAACAACAATTTCAGTGGATCAATTCCCATGGAACTTGCAGACCTTGATCAGCTGCAGTGCCTGGTTCTTTCTCACAATAATCTATCCGGTTCCATCCCTTGGAAGCCATCTTCATATTTCCATCAGGCTAATCTGCCCGACTTGAGCTTTGTGCAGCATCATGGAGTATTCGATCTGTCACACAATAGGTTGACTGGTCCCATACCTGAAGAATTGGGAAACTGTGCAGTGGTGGTGGATCTTCTTCTCAACAACAACATGCTTACTGGCTGGATTCCAGGATCACTTTCTCGTTTGACAAATCTTACAACTTTGGATTTGTCTGGAAATTTGCTGACGGGTCCTATTCCTGTTGAATTCGGTGACTCTCTCAAGCTTCAGGGCTTGTATTTGGGGAATAACCAGCTTACAGGAACCATCTCTGAaagcttaggccgtgtgggtagTTTGGTAAAGTTAAATTTGACTGGCAATAGGTTATCTGGTGTAGTTCCTGCGAGTTTTGGGAACTTGAAAGAACTTACTCACTTGGATTTAAGCAATAATAAGCTTGCCGGTGAGCTACCTTCGTCATTGTCCCAGATGCTTAACCTGGTGGGGCTCTATGTTCAGAAGAATAGGCTTGCTGGTGAGATACATAACCTGTTCTCAAATTCCGTGTCTTGGAAGATTGAAGACTTGAATTTGAGTAATAACATTTTCTATGGAAGCTTGCCCCAATCTTTGGGCAATTTGTCTTATTTGATGTACTTGGATCTTCATGGAAATAAATTTAGTGGTGCCATTCCTTCAGAAATTGGTAACTTGATGCAACTAGAGTATTTTGATGTATCCGGAAACAGATTTTCCGGACAGATTCCGGCGGAAGTGTGTGGTTTGTTCAGTCTGTTCTACTTGAATCTAGCAGAAAACCGGTTGGGAGGACCTGTGCCCAGAAATGGTATTTGTCAAAACCTGTCAAAAATCTTTCTAGCTGGGAACAATGATCTGTGTGGAAGAATTACAGGTTTGAAGTGCCAGATCAGAAGTTCTGAAAGATCTTCTTTGTTAAATGCCTGGGGCCTTGCAGGGATTGTGGCTGCAAGTGTCTTTATCATTTTTGCTTCAGCCTTTGCTGTACGCAGATGGATTATGCGGAGTGGCCAGCTGAGTGATCCAGAAGAAATTGAGGAAAGCAAATTAAACAACTTCCTGGATCAAAATCTCTGCTTCTTGAGCAGCAGCAGCAGGTCAAAGGAGCCGCTGAGCATCAATATAGCGACATTT
Above is a genomic segment from Gossypium arboreum isolate Shixiya-1 chromosome 8, ASM2569848v2, whole genome shotgun sequence containing:
- the LOC108489915 gene encoding leucine-rich repeat receptor protein kinase EMS1-like; amino-acid sequence: MEFKLLFHFLCFLHLLLSISGATIEQADGNPDREALVSFKRGLQNPHFLSSWNQKIHFCKWDGVTCRLGRVISLSLPSRSLTGSLSPSLSSLSNLTLLDLSSNSFFGQIPTELAELTLLKTLKLGSNSFTGNIPSELGSLNALRTLELSTNALTGTVPAKLGQLTQLQFLDLANNFLSGSFPSTLFENLQSLTSLDISNNSFSGNIPPEIGELKNLTALYIGINQFTGKIPPEIGKLSLLENFFSPSCSITGPLPKQLSNLKSLTKLDLSYNPLKCSIPKSIGKLQNLTILNLVYTELNGSIPAELGNCRNLMMLMLSFNSLSGSLPEELSSLPMLTFSAETNQLSGPLPPWLGKWTQVESLLLSNNHFSGNIPPEIENCSRLKHLSLSNNKLSGSIPRELCNAKSLFEVDLDGNNLSGTIEDVFVNCRNLAQLVLLNNHINGSIPEYLSELPLMVIDLDSNNFTGTIPVSLWSSNSLMEFSAGNNMLEGTLPVDIGNAVTLETLVLSGNRLKGNIPKEIGNLTALSVLNLNSNFLEGNIPVEIGYCKALTTLDLGNNNFSGSIPMELADLDQLQCLVLSHNNLSGSIPWKPSSYFHQANLPDLSFVQHHGVFDLSHNRLTGPIPEELGNCAVVVDLLLNNNMLTGWIPGSLSRLTNLTTLDLSGNLLTGPIPVEFGDSLKLQGLYLGNNQLTGTISESLGRVGSLVKLNLTGNRLSGVVPASFGNLKELTHLDLSNNKLAGELPSSLSQMLNLVGLYVQKNRLAGEIHNLFSNSVSWKIEDLNLSNNIFYGSLPQSLGNLSYLMYLDLHGNKFSGAIPSEIGNLMQLEYFDVSGNRFSGQIPAEVCGLFSLFYLNLAENRLGGPVPRNGICQNLSKIFLAGNNDLCGRITGLKCQIRSSERSSLLNAWGLAGIVAASVFIIFASAFAVRRWIMRSGQLSDPEEIEESKLNNFLDQNLCFLSSSSRSKEPLSINIATFEQPLLKLTLGDILEGTHHFCKTNIIGDGGFGTVYKAKLPSGKTVAVKKLSQAKTQGNREFIAEMETLGKVKHQNLVPLLGYCSLGEEKLLVYEYMINGSLDLWLRNRSGALDVLDWSKRFKIAVGAARGLAFLHHGFIPHIIHRDIKASNILLSEDFEAKVADFGLARLISACETHVSTDIAGTFGYIPPEYGQSGRSTTKGDVFSFGVILLELVTGKEPTGPEFKEIEGGNLVGWVTKKIKKGQAADVLDPVVMGVDSKQMMLQVLSIAAVCLAENPANRPTMLQVLKLLKGIHKE